Genomic segment of Sandaracinaceae bacterium:
AGCTCGGCGACGGGAACTTCCTCGTCTACGACCTCGGCGGCGGCACCTTCGACGTGTCCATCCTGCGCTGCCTGGCCGGCGAGTATCAGGTGCTCGCCATCGACGGCGACAACTACCTCGGCGGCGACGACTTCGACCGCCGCTTCGCCGAGCACCTCCGCAAAGACCTCGTGAGCCGCGGCTACGCGCTCGCGCTCGACGTGCAGAACGACGCGGACGATCAGCTCCGCTTCCTCCGGCTCGTGCACCTCGCGCAGGGCATCAAGGAGTCGCTCTCGACGGCCGAGGTGATCCCCGTCAACGAGCATGGCGTCGTCGAGGACAAGGACGGCGAGTCGGTCGACTACGAGGGCGAGGTCGGCCGCGCCCAGTGGGAGGCGGCGGTGTCCGACCTCGTCGACACGACCCTGGAGTGTTGCCGGCGCGCGCTCGCCGACGCGGAGAAGAACGCGGGCGTCACCCTGGCCGACATCGATCACGTCGTGCTCGTCGGGGGCTCGACCCGCGTGCCCTACGTCGTGCGGCGCGTGACCGAGGAGCTCTGCGCCAAGAGCAAGAGCGCGGCGCCGCTCCAGGACGAGGTCGACACCTGCGTGGCCCTCGGGGCGGCGGTGCACGCGGCGCAGCTCGGCGGCCTGTCCCTCGGGGACGAGCACGGACGCGTCACGCTGCGCAGCCCGCTCGTCGGCCAGGGCGAGACGCTGCGGCTCGCGCTCGACGTGGACGCGGCCCCGGAAGGCGTCGACGGCGTCGCGCTCGTGGGCGCGGACGGCGGCGTGCTGGCCGAGGCGGCGCTCGAGGGCGTGCCGGCCCGCGGGCTGAAGCTGCAGGTCGCGCTGGGTCCCGACGCGACCCAGCCGGTGACCCTCGAGCTCCGGTCGGGGAGCGAGGCGAAGGCCCAGCTCGGCTTCGCGCTCTACCGGGGCGACGTCCGGCCGCGCGCGAGCTCGCTCAGCCAGCCGAGCGTCATCGCGAAGGACATCTCGGTCGAGGTGCTCCGCGCCGGGCGGCGCGAGCGGCGGGTCCTGCTCGCGAAGGGGACCGGGCTGCCGGCCGAGGCGAGCCACACCTTCTTCACCGGCGACAAGAGCGGCGCGGTGGTCCTGCGGCTGCTGCAGAATCGCTTGCCGATCAAGACGCTGATGGTCTCGGTCACCGAGGACGTCGCGGTGGGGACGCCGGTCGAGCTGACGCTGAAGTGCGACGACGCGATGCGCATCGAGGCCAAGGCCACCGTCGCGGGCCAGGAGCTCTGGGCGAACATCGAGCCGGCGCGCGAGAAGGTCCGCGGCGCGGCCGAGGTCGAGGCGCTGCTCGTGCGCGCGGAGGCGGCGTCCACCAACCTCTGGGGGCACGACGCGCACTACTACCGCCGCGAGGTCGAGCCGCTCGTGACCGGCGTCCGCGAGGTCATCGGCACCGACCCCGACAAGCTCGCCGCGCTCTGCGCGAAGCTCGAGCAGCTCCTCGAGCACTTCCAGGGCGAGTCCGAGGGCATGAGCCCGCCGATGCACCGCTTCGAGGGGGTGATGGACGCGCTGCGGCGCACCGTCTACCGCGCGGAGGGCCTCTTGCTCGGCATGGACAAGGGCGCGTGGGAGGAGCGGATCGAGGATCTGACCTCGCGCGGGTTGCACGCGTGGGAGGACTCCGACCCCGGGGGCTGGCGGCGCGTCTACAACGAGGCGCAGGCGCTGCACGAGACGGCGAGCGAGCAGGAGTTCAGCCGGCTGAAGCTCGACGATCCGGCGTACATCACGCAGCGCATGGTGGGCGCGATGGCCTACGCGAAGCGCGTCGAGCACGGCCTCGCGGACTTCGTCCCCTCCGTCAGCGCGGAGGTGAAGGACATCCAGGTGGCCGAGCGCGATCGGCTGCTGGAGACCCTGCGGCAGAAGGTGGACGCGCCGCTGCGCGAGCTCGGCGGGGACGAGCCGCTCGGCGCGCAGGAGGCGCGGCGCCGACTCGACCAGATCGTCAGCGAGCTCGACCGCATCGACGCGGCGCTCGAGAAGCTGCCGTCGCTGGGCCTCGTGACCGAGCGCGGCGGCTGAGCTTGGGCCTCCTCGACGAGCTCGCCCTCGGGGGCGTGGAGCGCCTCGAGCGAGGGCTCGGCAAGCGCGCCGCGCTGCGCGCCCTCACCCCCTTGCTCGACTCCATGCCGCAGGGGCGCGGGCGCTCGCAGGCCTTCGCCCGCGCGATGGCGCTGGCGGCCGAGCTCGGTCGGGACGAGCTCGATCCCTTGATCGCGCGCTGGGCCGAGGAGAAGTCGGCCCGACATCGTGACGCGCGCGTGTTGATCCGGGAGCTGCTCGGCGCGCACCCGGGGATGGCGCGCGCGGTCGCGGAGGCCGAGGTGCACCGCACGGCCGGGACCTACGACGAGGCGAGCGCCTGCTACGCGGCCGGGCGGTGCTGTGAGGCGACCGGCGACCCCGACGCGGCGCTCGAGCGCTACCGACGCGCGGCGCGGCGCGGCGTCGATCAACCCCGGCTCCGACGCAGCGCGGCGATGCGTGAGGTCCGCGTGCTCCTCGAGGTCGGCGATCGCGACGAGGCCGCGCGCGTCGCGGCCGGGCTCCTCCCCGCCGACGACGCGCCCGACGCCGACCGCCTGGTGCTCGCGGTGGCCGCCCTCGCCTCGCCCGGGCGCTATCGGCGCGCCGCCGCGCTGGACGTGCTCGAGCGTCTGGCCCCCACCCACCCCGCGGCCGTCGCGCACGCCGCGGCCCACCTCGACGCGCGGGCAGGGGCGCTGGATCCCATCGAGGTCGATCGCGCCCGCGCGGTGCTGGCGCTCCACCCCGACCCGGTCGCGCGCGCCATCGCGGACACCCAGCTCACGGCCATCGCCACGCTCTCTCCCGTGGCCGCGGCGCACGCCGACCCGGAGACCGAGGCGTTCCTCCCGCGGGCCCGCGCGGCGCTCGAGGGCGCGCCCGCGGGTCCACGGCCCGAGAGCCCGCGCGCGGGCGTGGCCTGGCTGGGGCTCGCGGCGTTGCACGCGGCCGACGCGCACCCGGACGAGCTGCGCCACCACCTCGAGGAGGCGGCCCGACGGCTCCGCGAGGGCGCGCGCGCGGAGCCTCCCCTGTGGACGGCCGCGCTCCGCGCCGTCGAGGTGGCGCCGCGCGCCGCCGCGGCGCTGGCCCACGCGCTGATCGAGGCGCCGGGGGCGCCGCCGCCGCGGGGATACCTGCCGCTCGCGCAGGCCCTCGAGCCCGTCGCCCCGGAGCTGTCGCGCGCCCTCCTCCGTCGGGCGGCGGCGCGACGCGAGGACGGGGCGCGCGCCGCCCTCGCGGTCCGCTTGCGGCAGGCGGGCTGGGAGGCGGCCGACGCCGGCCGACGCGACGAGGCCATCGCGCTCCTGCGCGAGGCCAAGCGCCTAGCGAGTTGATCCACTCACCTCCCGTCGCCTGCCGTCCCCCGCGATTCCTGGGCTGCGTTGCTTCCTCGGTCACGTGCTGAGAGCACGCTCCCTCGTCGCGCCTTACCCAGAAAACGCGGGAAACGGCATGCTCGGTCCGGTAAGCGGTTCAACTCTCGCAGGCCGTTGAAGTACCGAGCCCGAAGGATCTCGGAGCGCGACGGCCCGGTTCTCGGTTCGGGGCGACGAGGAAATGCTCCAGCATTTTCGAGGAGACACGGGCCGAGAGACGGGTCGTCCCGCCCGAGAGACGAGGAGC
This window contains:
- a CDS encoding Hsp70 family protein, producing MRVFVDRPVGIDLGTTNSEVALLDPSEKDLIVYADRFGRRTIPSAVCWDPKKEEILVGRAARNRRGREPGPVESIKRKMGRDVSVQIGPHEMSPEQISAKILETLRESMRAHLQEQTGEVEVRVSRAVITVPAYFDAPQVEATREAGELAGLDVLGILQEPTAAAIYHTWKRQLGDGNFLVYDLGGGTFDVSILRCLAGEYQVLAIDGDNYLGGDDFDRRFAEHLRKDLVSRGYALALDVQNDADDQLRFLRLVHLAQGIKESLSTAEVIPVNEHGVVEDKDGESVDYEGEVGRAQWEAAVSDLVDTTLECCRRALADAEKNAGVTLADIDHVVLVGGSTRVPYVVRRVTEELCAKSKSAAPLQDEVDTCVALGAAVHAAQLGGLSLGDEHGRVTLRSPLVGQGETLRLALDVDAAPEGVDGVALVGADGGVLAEAALEGVPARGLKLQVALGPDATQPVTLELRSGSEAKAQLGFALYRGDVRPRASSLSQPSVIAKDISVEVLRAGRRERRVLLAKGTGLPAEASHTFFTGDKSGAVVLRLLQNRLPIKTLMVSVTEDVAVGTPVELTLKCDDAMRIEAKATVAGQELWANIEPAREKVRGAAEVEALLVRAEAASTNLWGHDAHYYRREVEPLVTGVREVIGTDPDKLAALCAKLEQLLEHFQGESEGMSPPMHRFEGVMDALRRTVYRAEGLLLGMDKGAWEERIEDLTSRGLHAWEDSDPGGWRRVYNEAQALHETASEQEFSRLKLDDPAYITQRMVGAMAYAKRVEHGLADFVPSVSAEVKDIQVAERDRLLETLRQKVDAPLRELGGDEPLGAQEARRRLDQIVSELDRIDAALEKLPSLGLVTERGG